The Candidatus Amarolinea dominans genome contains a region encoding:
- a CDS encoding TusE/DsrC/DsvC family sulfur relay protein: MATRTIAGKTVQVNDEGFMTNSAEWNKEIALAIAVEEGFADLTAAHWKVIDFCRESAAKLGGKSPTLRQITTGTGVSTKELFALFPKGPAKKVARIAGLGKPEGCV, encoded by the coding sequence ATGGCGACGCGTACCATTGCTGGTAAGACCGTCCAGGTCAACGATGAAGGATTCATGACCAACTCCGCCGAATGGAACAAGGAGATTGCGCTCGCGATTGCGGTTGAAGAGGGGTTTGCCGATCTGACGGCGGCCCATTGGAAGGTGATTGACTTCTGCCGTGAGAGCGCCGCCAAGCTGGGCGGCAAGTCGCCCACGCTGCGCCAGATCACCACGGGCACCGGCGTTTCCACCAAGGAACTGTTCGCCCTGTTTCCCAAAGGCCCGGCCAAGAAGGTGGCGCGCATCGCCGGCCTGGGCAAGCCTGAGGGCTGCGTCTGA
- a CDS encoding DUF1641 domain-containing protein, which yields MDQALLALNEKLDRLTNQVAYLTEQTQRAERERESRTELMRDLTPIVNDVYRLTVEQLEEVEQYVSLDDLLRLVKRLARNGRNIEKMLDQLESVMDLAETIVPLSDAAFGRAVTELATLERKGYFTFAKGGWQIMDNIVTSFGEDDVRQLGNNVVLILRTIKEMTQPEVMNFARNMVSSIESESAAEVSISYRSLFGQMRDPNVRRGLALTMRVLHSLGQQMSPAGQSVN from the coding sequence ATGGATCAGGCTTTGCTTGCATTGAACGAAAAACTGGACCGCCTGACGAACCAGGTGGCCTATCTGACCGAACAAACCCAACGCGCAGAACGTGAGCGCGAGTCGCGCACTGAGCTGATGCGCGATCTGACGCCGATCGTCAATGATGTCTACCGGCTGACGGTCGAGCAGTTGGAGGAAGTCGAGCAGTATGTCAGCCTGGACGACCTGCTGCGCCTGGTCAAGCGCTTGGCGCGCAATGGGCGCAACATCGAGAAGATGCTCGACCAACTGGAAAGCGTGATGGACCTGGCGGAAACGATCGTGCCTCTGAGCGATGCCGCGTTCGGCCGGGCCGTCACCGAGTTAGCCACGCTGGAGCGGAAGGGCTATTTCACCTTTGCCAAGGGCGGCTGGCAGATTATGGACAACATCGTGACCTCGTTTGGCGAGGACGACGTGCGTCAGTTGGGCAACAACGTCGTGCTCATCCTGCGGACGATCAAAGAGATGACCCAGCCCGAGGTGATGAACTTCGCCCGCAACATGGTCTCGTCCATCGAGAGCGAGAGCGCCGCGGAGGTGAGCATTTCCTACCGTTCGCTGTTCGGTCAGATGCGCGACCCCAACGTGCGCCGGGGCCTGGCCCTGACGATGCGGGTACTGCACAGCCTGGGTCAGCAGATGTCCCCGGCAGGACAGAGCGTCAATTGA
- the mgrA gene encoding L-glyceraldehyde 3-phosphate reductase → MTYLPASTRYDSMTYRRCGRSGLLLPAVSLGLWYNFGGVDSIENGRDMIHRAFDLGITHFDLANNYGPPPGSAEETFGRILAQDLAPYRDELVISSKAGYLMWPGPYGEWGSRKYLVASLDQSLERMGLDYVDIFYSHRPDPNTPLEETMGALDFIVRSGRALYAGISTYSPEQTRQAAGILRSLGTPCLIHQPRYNMFDRWIEDGLLDALADEGIGCIAFSPLDQGILTDKYLRDIPDGSRAEKLSGRFNWGDTVSAARVATVRQLNKLAQARGQSMAQMAIAWVLRHSQMTSALIGASKVRQIEEAVAALDNLTFSETELAQIESLL, encoded by the coding sequence ATGACCTACCTACCTGCTAGCACCCGTTACGATTCGATGACTTACCGCCGCTGTGGCCGCAGCGGCCTGCTGCTGCCCGCGGTCTCGCTGGGCCTGTGGTACAACTTCGGTGGCGTTGACTCCATCGAAAACGGCCGGGACATGATCCATCGCGCCTTCGACCTGGGCATCACCCACTTCGATCTGGCTAACAACTATGGCCCGCCGCCCGGCTCCGCGGAGGAGACTTTTGGCCGCATCCTGGCCCAAGACCTGGCCCCCTACCGCGACGAGTTGGTCATTTCCAGCAAGGCCGGCTATCTCATGTGGCCCGGCCCTTACGGCGAATGGGGTTCACGCAAATACCTGGTCGCCAGCCTGGATCAGAGCCTCGAACGCATGGGCTTGGATTACGTGGACATTTTCTACAGCCACCGGCCCGATCCCAACACGCCCCTGGAGGAGACGATGGGCGCGCTCGACTTTATCGTGCGCAGCGGCCGCGCCCTCTATGCCGGCATCTCCACCTACAGCCCAGAACAGACCCGTCAAGCCGCCGGCATCCTGCGCAGTCTGGGCACCCCCTGCCTGATCCACCAGCCGCGCTACAACATGTTCGACCGCTGGATCGAGGATGGCCTGCTGGACGCGCTGGCGGACGAAGGTATCGGCTGCATCGCCTTTTCGCCGCTGGATCAGGGCATTTTGACCGACAAATACCTGCGGGACATCCCCGACGGTTCGCGTGCGGAAAAGCTCAGCGGCCGCTTCAATTGGGGCGACACCGTCAGCGCGGCGCGCGTGGCCACGGTGCGCCAACTAAACAAACTAGCTCAGGCACGCGGGCAGAGCATGGCCCAAATGGCGATCGCGTGGGTGCTGCGTCACTCGCAGATGACCTCGGCCCTGATCGGCGCCAGCAAGGTCCGTCAGATCGAAGAGGCCGTGGCCGCGCTCGACAACCTCACGTTCAGCGAAACAGAGCTGGCGCAGATCGAATCACTGCTGTAA
- a CDS encoding aminopeptidase, which translates to MADPRVEKLAEILVDFSIDVQPGDWVVVRSHILALPLLHAVTRRILRAGGNPTAVLSDSQLGEILLRGANDAQLEWISPMERMTLENADALIVLGATDNTRALSGVDPLRQQLQQRARRELMGTYMQRSADGSLRWVGTQYPCPALAQEADMSLDEYEDFVYSTTFADQTDPVQAWREVFNRQQHWVEWLRGRQQIVIKGANAEMTLSIAGRDFINDYGRHNMPAGELFTSPVEDSVNGWVRFSYPAIREGREVEDVEFYFEQGKIVKATARKNEAFLLSQLDADAGARFLGEWAIGTNYRIKRFTKSILYDEKIGGTMHMAVGRGFPEAGSRNISAIHWDFICDMRQQSEIWVDGDLFYKNGEFQV; encoded by the coding sequence ATGGCAGATCCGCGAGTCGAGAAACTGGCCGAGATCCTGGTAGACTTTTCGATTGACGTGCAGCCGGGAGACTGGGTGGTTGTACGCAGTCACATCCTGGCCTTGCCGCTGTTGCACGCCGTGACGCGGCGCATCTTGCGTGCCGGCGGCAACCCCACCGCGGTCCTCAGCGACAGCCAGTTGGGCGAAATCCTGCTGCGCGGGGCCAACGACGCGCAGCTCGAATGGATCTCGCCCATGGAGCGCATGACCCTGGAAAATGCCGATGCCCTGATCGTGCTCGGCGCCACTGACAATACGCGCGCGCTCAGTGGGGTGGATCCCCTGCGACAGCAGTTACAGCAGCGGGCGCGGCGTGAGCTGATGGGAACCTACATGCAGCGCTCGGCCGATGGCTCCCTGCGCTGGGTTGGCACCCAATACCCCTGCCCGGCCCTGGCCCAAGAGGCCGACATGAGCCTGGATGAGTATGAGGATTTCGTCTACAGCACCACCTTCGCCGACCAGACCGACCCCGTGCAGGCCTGGCGTGAGGTGTTCAACCGCCAGCAACACTGGGTTGAATGGCTCAGGGGTCGCCAGCAGATAGTGATCAAAGGCGCGAACGCAGAGATGACTCTGTCCATCGCCGGCCGCGATTTCATCAACGACTACGGCCGCCACAACATGCCGGCCGGTGAACTTTTCACCAGCCCGGTCGAGGATTCGGTCAACGGCTGGGTGCGTTTTTCCTACCCCGCCATTCGCGAGGGGCGCGAGGTGGAGGATGTGGAGTTCTACTTCGAACAGGGGAAGATCGTCAAGGCGACAGCGCGCAAAAACGAAGCCTTTCTGCTCAGTCAGCTCGACGCCGACGCCGGCGCCCGCTTCCTGGGCGAGTGGGCCATCGGCACCAATTACCGCATCAAACGCTTCACCAAGAGCATCCTCTACGATGAGAAGATCGGCGGCACCATGCACATGGCCGTAGGGCGCGGATTTCCCGAGGCGGGCAGCCGCAACATCTCGGCCATCCACTGGGATTTCATCTGCGACATGCGCCAGCAAAGCGAAATCTGGGTGGACGGCGATCTCTTCTACAAGAACGGTGAGTTCCAGGTGTGA
- a CDS encoding DsrE/DsrF/DrsH-like family protein encodes MADETRKVAFICSKGDLDMAYPALVMGWAALGNGIDVTIFFTFWGMDMITKSRQGRLELAPVGKTSMKMSMMGLKTGNLGIPNILGMLPGMTAFATSIMKKKIAGVGAPPVGEYLQMLVDGGAKLYACKMSVDMMGLKKEDFVDGVIDIVTASDFMDMTEGAQIIFI; translated from the coding sequence ATGGCTGACGAAACTCGTAAAGTAGCGTTTATTTGTTCTAAGGGCGATCTCGACATGGCTTACCCGGCCCTCGTCATGGGCTGGGCCGCCTTGGGCAACGGCATTGATGTCACCATCTTCTTCACCTTCTGGGGGATGGATATGATTACCAAGAGCCGGCAGGGCCGGCTGGAACTGGCCCCGGTGGGCAAGACCAGCATGAAGATGAGCATGATGGGCCTCAAGACCGGCAACCTGGGCATTCCCAACATTCTTGGTATGCTGCCCGGCATGACCGCCTTTGCCACGAGCATCATGAAGAAGAAGATCGCCGGAGTCGGCGCGCCGCCGGTGGGCGAATACTTGCAGATGCTCGTGGATGGCGGCGCCAAGCTCTACGCCTGCAAGATGTCGGTGGACATGATGGGGCTGAAAAAAGAAGATTTCGTGGATGGCGTGATTGACATCGTCACCGCCAGCGACTTCATGGACATGACCGAAGGCGCACAGATCATCTTCATCTGA
- a CDS encoding PocR ligand-binding domain-containing protein produces MADLLTTRQVQEMLHLDRTTIYRFVENGQLPAVRVGKQWRFAQTDIDHLLHKAPRAGVPNRQTLAVIPTPPDPAAPLPTTGRHNHQAGLADLLPLACAQMIQDTFAEALGVMMVITDMQGQPITQVSNACGLYRAVIQDAEGVAHCVRTWQHLAGTPTLQPKFSASELGLLCARGLIRAGNELKGMVFIGGIAPSPWPPTPQEINALAASLDVEPASITANVNDVYRLDRPAQERTLEFVQRIADVFSHILEDRQALTGRLQAIGALCAL; encoded by the coding sequence ATGGCCGACCTGCTGACCACCAGGCAAGTACAAGAGATGCTGCACTTGGATCGCACCACGATCTACCGCTTTGTTGAGAATGGGCAACTGCCCGCGGTGCGTGTGGGCAAGCAGTGGCGTTTTGCGCAGACGGACATTGACCACCTCTTGCACAAAGCGCCCCGGGCCGGCGTGCCCAATCGCCAGACGCTGGCCGTCATCCCCACGCCACCCGACCCGGCGGCGCCCCTGCCCACCACCGGCCGCCACAATCACCAGGCGGGCCTGGCCGATCTGCTGCCGCTGGCCTGCGCGCAGATGATCCAGGACACCTTCGCCGAAGCCCTGGGCGTGATGATGGTCATCACCGACATGCAGGGCCAGCCCATCACCCAGGTCAGCAACGCGTGCGGCCTCTACCGCGCAGTCATCCAGGACGCCGAAGGGGTGGCGCACTGTGTGCGCACCTGGCAACACCTGGCCGGCACGCCCACGCTGCAGCCCAAGTTTTCGGCCAGTGAACTGGGACTCCTCTGCGCCCGCGGCCTGATTCGCGCCGGCAACGAACTCAAAGGCATGGTTTTCATCGGCGGCATTGCGCCCTCGCCCTGGCCGCCCACGCCCCAGGAAATCAATGCCCTGGCCGCCAGCCTGGATGTGGAACCGGCCTCCATCACCGCCAACGTGAACGATGTCTATCGCCTGGATCGCCCCGCCCAGGAGCGTACGCTGGAATTTGTACAGCGCATCGCCGATGTCTTTTCCCATATCCTTGAAGACCGCCAGGCGCTCACCGGCCGTTTGCAGGCCATCGGCGCGCTGTGCGCCCTATAA
- a CDS encoding lysophospholipid acyltransferase family protein → MKSLARPATFFMHRAGWRVEGRPPALAKYVIVGAPHTSNWDFLVMLGVVFTVQLEAHWLGKHTLFRQPFGRLFRWLGGIPVDRRQANGLVAQLVDVFNRRDKLILVVPPEGSRKKLQTWKSGFYYIARGAQVPLALVSMDYGRKVVGFGPVITPSGDIDADMAQIRTYFSSATGKYPHETAQIALK, encoded by the coding sequence ATGAAATCGTTGGCGCGTCCGGCGACATTTTTCATGCACAGGGCCGGTTGGCGGGTCGAGGGACGCCCCCCCGCGCTAGCCAAATATGTCATTGTGGGTGCACCGCACACGTCCAACTGGGATTTCCTGGTGATGCTGGGCGTCGTCTTCACCGTGCAGTTGGAGGCGCACTGGTTGGGCAAACATACCCTGTTTCGCCAGCCCTTCGGTCGCCTGTTTCGCTGGCTGGGCGGAATTCCAGTGGACCGCCGCCAAGCCAATGGCCTGGTGGCCCAGTTGGTAGACGTTTTCAATCGTCGCGATAAATTGATCTTGGTCGTTCCACCCGAAGGCTCGCGCAAGAAGCTGCAGACGTGGAAGAGCGGGTTCTACTACATTGCCCGCGGCGCCCAAGTGCCGTTGGCCCTCGTATCCATGGATTACGGCCGTAAGGTTGTGGGCTTTGGCCCGGTGATAACGCCCAGCGGCGACATAGACGCCGACATGGCGCAAATTCGCACCTACTTCAGCTCTGCTACCGGCAAGTATCCCCACGAAACGGCACAGATTGCGCTGAAGTAG
- a CDS encoding NAD(P)/FAD-dependent oxidoreductase, with amino-acid sequence MKKLLILGAGTAGTMAANKLSRELDPDEWKITIVDQNETHYYQPGFLFIPFGMYSKSDVIKPKRDFIPSNVEMIISPIELIEPEHNRVRISRDNRYLNYDFLIIATGTNIRPEQTPGLHEDEWHKSIHDFYTVDGAVALARFLRNWPGGRLVLNIVDNPIKCPVAPLEFIMLADWFFHEHKLRDRVELTLVTPLPGAFTKPVASKYLGDILEQKGIKVVPDFLIEHVDTDAKKIVAYDEQEVNYDLLVSIPLNMGSDVVARSGLGDDLNYVPVNKHTFLADAYPNIFALGDATNVPASKAGSVAHFAVEVFTENFVRYVDGLELLPTFDGHANCFIESGFGKGLLIDFNYDVEPLPGKYPLPGIGPFSLLQESEMNHWGKVMFRWMYWNLLLKGQPLPLPARMSMAGKWDGNGASN; translated from the coding sequence ATGAAGAAACTACTCATTCTCGGCGCCGGCACCGCCGGCACCATGGCCGCCAACAAACTGAGCCGTGAGCTGGACCCCGACGAGTGGAAGATCACCATTGTGGATCAAAACGAAACCCACTACTACCAGCCGGGCTTCCTCTTTATCCCGTTTGGCATGTACAGCAAGAGCGATGTGATCAAGCCCAAGCGTGATTTCATCCCGAGCAACGTGGAGATGATTATCTCGCCCATCGAGCTGATCGAGCCAGAGCACAACCGGGTGCGTATCAGCAGGGACAATCGCTATCTGAACTACGATTTCCTGATCATCGCGACCGGCACCAACATTCGTCCGGAGCAGACACCGGGCCTGCACGAGGATGAATGGCACAAGTCCATCCACGACTTCTACACGGTGGATGGCGCCGTGGCCCTGGCGCGCTTCCTGCGCAACTGGCCGGGCGGCCGTCTGGTCCTCAACATCGTGGATAACCCGATCAAATGCCCTGTGGCGCCGCTGGAGTTCATCATGCTGGCCGATTGGTTCTTCCACGAGCACAAATTGCGCGACCGCGTGGAATTGACCCTGGTCACGCCGCTGCCGGGCGCATTCACCAAGCCGGTTGCATCCAAATACCTGGGCGACATCCTGGAGCAGAAGGGCATCAAGGTCGTGCCCGATTTTCTGATCGAGCATGTGGACACCGATGCCAAGAAGATTGTCGCCTACGACGAGCAGGAGGTGAACTATGATCTTCTGGTCAGTATTCCACTCAACATGGGCAGCGATGTCGTTGCTCGCTCTGGCCTGGGGGATGATCTGAATTACGTGCCGGTCAACAAACACACCTTCCTGGCCGATGCCTACCCCAACATCTTTGCTCTCGGCGATGCCACGAACGTGCCGGCGTCCAAGGCCGGGTCCGTGGCTCACTTCGCGGTAGAGGTCTTCACCGAGAACTTCGTGCGTTATGTAGACGGCTTGGAGCTGCTGCCCACGTTCGATGGTCACGCCAACTGTTTCATCGAATCCGGCTTTGGCAAGGGGCTGCTGATTGACTTCAACTACGATGTGGAACCGTTGCCTGGCAAGTACCCGCTGCCCGGGATTGGCCCCTTCTCGCTCCTGCAGGAATCGGAGATGAACCACTGGGGCAAGGTGATGTTCCGCTGGATGTACTGGAACCTGCTGCTCAAGGGGCAGCCTTTGCCCCTGCCGGCGCGCATGAGCATGGCGGGTAAGTGGGACGGCAACGGCGCGTCCAACTGA